The following proteins are encoded in a genomic region of Xanthocytophaga agilis:
- a CDS encoding ABC transporter permease: MFRWLVQMAWRDSRKSRRRLLLFMSAIVLGIAALVAIQSFSDNLSQSIDDQAKELLGADLSLSSNKPLPDSTRNVFQKLGRKRSEEVGFASMVLFPHNNGTRLVQVKAISGGFPYYGTIETVPASASKAIQIANEKKIRHALVDDALLVQFGVQPGDSVKIGDVTFYIAGRVNKMPGQTAITTTVTPTVYIPYAFLDDTHLLQRGSRVNYRFYYQFTSPAQAEQWAKKEENHLNKSGINFETIEGRKESTGKAFANLTQFLNLVGFVALLLGCVGVASAVHLYIKEKIASVAVLRCLGAKGWQTFLIFLIQTSVMGLLGAIAGAALGSAIQFVLPTVFGDFLPVSVSLSLSWSAIIQGIGIGLLMAVLFALLPLLIIRRISPLRTLRSSYEGDTSSRDPWRWLLYLSILLFVATFSYLQSHNLILAVSFTGGMFLAFTILSLVGYSLMWAVRKFFPTSWSYAWRQGLANLYRPHNQTLVLITSIGLGTFLIATLNLTQTQLLNQVSFTGSGNQPNMVLFDIQPGQKAGVNALVKKYNFPVIQQVPVVTMRLAEIKGKSIESIQKDTSANIPEWALNREYRVTYRDTVIGSEKIASGKLRKVASPTDTIFVSLEEPFAKRLKLKLGDELTFNVQGAIMRTRVGSTREVDWNRVQTNFLVVFPSGVLEQAPQFNVLVTRTPDTQIAARFQQELVTQYPNVSAIDLGLILKTLDEILAKISFVIRFMALFSILTGLLVLASSVIISKYQRIQESVLLRTIGANRRQILLITSIEYLFLGLLAALAGIIMSTASTWALAKFVFETPFVPVYMPLAIVALSVAILTVLIGIFNSREVLSRPPLEVLRAEV; the protein is encoded by the coding sequence GCCATCCAATCATTCTCTGATAACCTGTCACAGAGTATTGACGATCAGGCGAAAGAATTGCTTGGGGCAGATTTGTCTCTTTCTTCCAACAAGCCCCTGCCTGATTCCACCCGCAATGTGTTTCAGAAGCTTGGACGTAAACGTTCCGAAGAGGTAGGATTTGCGTCTATGGTGTTGTTTCCTCATAACAATGGAACCCGTCTGGTACAAGTAAAAGCCATCTCAGGAGGGTTTCCGTATTACGGTACCATCGAAACTGTGCCTGCTTCAGCTTCAAAGGCTATCCAGATTGCTAATGAGAAGAAGATCCGCCATGCGTTGGTAGACGATGCACTGTTGGTACAATTTGGTGTACAACCGGGTGATTCCGTAAAGATTGGTGATGTGACTTTTTACATTGCAGGGCGTGTCAATAAAATGCCTGGGCAAACGGCCATAACTACCACAGTTACGCCAACTGTATATATCCCCTATGCCTTTCTGGATGATACTCATTTGCTACAACGAGGTAGTCGGGTAAATTACCGGTTCTACTATCAGTTTACTTCTCCTGCTCAGGCAGAACAATGGGCGAAAAAAGAAGAAAATCATCTGAACAAAAGCGGGATAAATTTTGAGACCATTGAAGGTAGAAAAGAAAGCACAGGCAAAGCATTTGCCAACCTCACACAGTTTCTGAATCTGGTGGGATTTGTGGCACTGCTGCTGGGTTGTGTAGGTGTTGCCAGTGCCGTACATTTATATATCAAAGAAAAAATTGCTTCTGTTGCCGTATTGCGTTGTCTGGGAGCAAAAGGCTGGCAGACATTCCTGATATTCCTGATTCAAACATCTGTAATGGGCCTTCTTGGAGCTATTGCAGGTGCAGCACTGGGGTCTGCTATCCAGTTTGTATTGCCTACTGTATTTGGCGATTTCTTGCCTGTGAGTGTAAGTCTGAGTTTATCATGGAGTGCTATTATCCAAGGTATAGGCATTGGGTTGCTGATGGCAGTATTATTTGCCTTACTGCCCTTACTGATTATTCGGAGAATATCACCTTTACGCACCTTACGTTCTTCCTATGAAGGGGATACCTCTTCCCGTGATCCCTGGAGATGGCTTTTGTACCTTTCGATTCTTTTATTTGTAGCCACATTTTCTTATCTACAAAGCCATAACTTAATCCTAGCAGTTAGCTTTACAGGGGGAATGTTTCTGGCATTTACTATTCTATCTCTGGTTGGATATAGCCTGATGTGGGCTGTACGGAAGTTCTTTCCTACATCCTGGAGCTATGCCTGGAGACAAGGGCTTGCCAATCTGTATCGGCCTCATAATCAGACATTGGTACTGATTACATCCATTGGATTGGGAACCTTTCTGATTGCTACCTTAAATCTGACACAGACACAATTGCTTAATCAGGTTTCTTTTACAGGCAGTGGTAACCAGCCGAATATGGTTTTGTTTGACATTCAGCCTGGACAAAAGGCAGGGGTCAACGCATTGGTAAAGAAATATAACTTTCCTGTTATTCAGCAGGTACCTGTGGTAACCATGAGACTAGCAGAAATTAAGGGTAAATCCATTGAATCGATTCAGAAAGATACAAGTGCCAATATCCCTGAATGGGCTTTGAACCGGGAGTATCGGGTTACTTACAGAGACACCGTGATTGGTTCCGAAAAAATAGCTTCCGGAAAGTTACGAAAAGTAGCTTCGCCCACTGATACTATCTTTGTTTCTCTGGAAGAGCCTTTTGCCAAACGATTAAAACTAAAGTTGGGTGATGAACTGACATTCAATGTACAAGGGGCTATTATGCGAACAAGGGTTGGCAGTACACGCGAAGTAGACTGGAATAGAGTGCAGACTAACTTTCTGGTTGTATTTCCAAGCGGTGTACTGGAACAAGCCCCACAGTTTAATGTACTGGTGACTCGTACTCCTGATACACAAATCGCTGCCAGATTCCAACAGGAACTGGTGACTCAATATCCAAATGTATCAGCGATTGATCTGGGGCTTATATTAAAAACGCTGGATGAAATTCTGGCTAAAATTTCGTTTGTTATTCGCTTTATGGCCTTGTTCAGTATTCTGACGGGTTTGCTGGTATTGGCAAGTTCTGTTATTATCAGCAAATACCAGCGTATTCAGGAGAGTGTATTGCTGCGCACTATTGGTGCTAATCGCAGACAGATCCTGTTGATCACTTCCATAGAATATCTGTTTTTAGGTCTGTTAGCTGCGCTGGCAGGAATTATTATGTCGACGGCAAGTACATGGGCGTTGGCAAAGTTTGTATTTGAAACACCTTTCGTACCTGTGTATATGCCATTAGCTATTGTTGCGTTGTCAGTTGCTATCCTGACAGTACTTATAGGTATTTTCAATAGTCGTGAAGTACTATCCCGCCCTCCGCTTGAGGTACTAAGAGCGGAAGTATAA
- a CDS encoding methylated-DNA--[protein]-cysteine S-methyltransferase, with translation MYYHKKINSPVGELTLVATDKSLMAVLWENDDPTRIQLEESIEQEDHVLLVEAGNQLAEYFGRKRTGFELPLEFTGTEFQKKVWQALLTIPFGETRTYGQIAQQIGDPNAVRAVGGAANKNPISIIAPCHRVIGASGKLTGFAGGLKTKSYLLQLEYTKRNPTLWQSWE, from the coding sequence ATGTATTATCACAAAAAAATAAACTCTCCGGTAGGTGAATTGACGTTAGTAGCTACTGACAAAAGCCTTATGGCTGTGCTTTGGGAGAATGATGACCCTACCCGAATACAGCTGGAAGAAAGTATAGAACAGGAAGATCATGTTCTCCTGGTTGAGGCAGGCAACCAATTAGCTGAATACTTTGGGAGAAAAAGAACAGGTTTTGAACTCCCTCTGGAATTTACAGGAACAGAATTTCAGAAAAAGGTATGGCAGGCCCTTCTGACTATTCCCTTTGGTGAAACCCGGACGTATGGTCAGATTGCCCAGCAGATCGGAGATCCCAATGCGGTACGTGCAGTAGGTGGGGCAGCCAACAAAAATCCTATCTCTATTATTGCACCCTGTCATCGGGTTATAGGTGCTTCAGGTAAGTTAACCGGATTTGCAGGAGGACTCAAGACTAAGTCGTATCTGTTACAACTTGAGTATACAAAACGTAATCCGACTCTCTGGCAGAGTTGGGAGTAA
- a CDS encoding CehA/McbA family metallohydrolase, producing MRLLEMALHKSFVCTGMLLTMACSLSSSVMAQSGHVNPWEKKYIGKLPPIASLTEGMWLKGDLHLHSRHSTESSNNPISKIVAFSKSVGMDYIGITDHDNHVNGDVAHHTWIDPEFKTDSLLLLYGAEWTTTRGHGNTFSAKPYDHQQLYDVRDQRDVVTAGVKKKLGIHLSANHPSGKDHFGYSYDMIESIEVWNSAVWPKNANAIMIWDDMLSSGHKLTGRGGSDAHHGVPDSPEKATKNSVQATANYVGTPTTWVFAKTRTSQGVIDALTNGRVCVSANPYAPRVEFYADLDEDGKMDMMMGDNAKSTGKPVKFRVQLSGNALPDASYTINVIKNGGPFATFQATGKLPVVEFTDTPVTGKRSYYRVVVEGPQTAYPQVPGSMALSENMVALSNPICFNFDPDF from the coding sequence ATGAGACTTCTGGAAATGGCTCTGCATAAAAGTTTTGTTTGCACAGGAATGTTGCTGACAATGGCCTGTAGCCTTAGTTCTTCCGTGATGGCACAATCCGGTCATGTGAATCCATGGGAAAAAAAATACATTGGCAAACTACCTCCCATTGCCAGCCTAACAGAAGGTATGTGGCTAAAAGGGGATCTCCACCTCCACTCCCGGCATAGTACCGAATCGTCTAATAATCCTATCTCAAAAATTGTTGCCTTCTCTAAATCAGTTGGTATGGATTATATAGGTATTACGGATCATGATAACCATGTGAATGGAGACGTTGCCCATCATACCTGGATAGATCCGGAGTTTAAAACAGATTCTTTGTTATTGTTATATGGAGCAGAGTGGACCACTACCCGAGGTCATGGCAATACTTTTTCTGCTAAACCGTATGACCACCAACAGCTATACGACGTTCGGGATCAGCGGGATGTAGTAACAGCCGGAGTAAAGAAAAAACTGGGCATTCACCTCTCAGCTAATCACCCAAGTGGAAAAGATCATTTTGGATACTCCTATGATATGATCGAATCGATTGAAGTCTGGAATTCGGCTGTATGGCCCAAAAATGCCAATGCTATCATGATCTGGGACGATATGCTTTCGTCAGGTCACAAACTAACCGGAAGAGGTGGAAGCGATGCCCATCATGGAGTGCCTGATTCACCGGAAAAGGCGACCAAAAACAGTGTGCAGGCTACTGCTAATTATGTAGGAACACCAACTACCTGGGTGTTTGCCAAAACACGTACGTCACAAGGTGTCATAGATGCACTTACCAATGGACGGGTTTGTGTCAGTGCAAATCCGTATGCACCTCGTGTCGAATTTTATGCAGATCTTGATGAAGATGGAAAGATGGATATGATGATGGGCGATAATGCCAAATCGACTGGGAAACCAGTAAAATTCCGTGTACAATTAAGTGGCAATGCTCTTCCGGATGCATCCTACACCATAAATGTGATAAAAAATGGAGGTCCGTTTGCTACCTTTCAGGCTACGGGAAAGCTTCCTGTTGTTGAGTTTACGGATACACCAGTTACAGGGAAGCGAAGTTATTACCGTGTTGTGGTAGAAGGGCCACAAACTGCCTATCCACAGGTACCCGGATCAATGGCTCTAAGTGAAAATATGGTTGCTTTATCCAACCCCATCTGCTTTAACTTTGACCCTGATTTTTGA
- a CDS encoding RagB/SusD family nutrient uptake outer membrane protein translates to MKNIELNRILLVAVFLLTFFGCTSLDEEILDESLTGSGQAEVVSGSIAPAYGMLRQVWLHTNNFGLQEIASDEAILPNRGGKDWYDGGKYIAVHQHLMTPSNALVGDTWTQITLCLFRTVIAQEKLKVEAAKGNTAAAGALNEMIAMNAYLNMMALDNWGLIFKKERSDAMSEILRGQAAIDYLESQLLSVVDVIGTNNGPGRFTQDAVRALLARLYLNAAVYRDPYGTPNFKKEDMDKVIQYTSSIISGAHTLSPEYFALFNDNNNSNSELIFSLDQKGLLQTEHQRWAYWSISGDQVPRPEFPNTRGTDAAAATPDFIQTWADAYGSIDQAEADARFYQKNTIVPENLKDLTGVNPTNDADHYYCVKATNFEIDRGFIRGIIWGPRKDAKGNILTCSDGTVRIYPVINKRTSGANLSYVNHTLQVDFTTEGSLHNTGYRFSKYQFSHTANDCCSYSSVDLVLVRLGEIYLMRAEAKLRNGDNAGALEDINTLRTSRNARPAQTPKALTSIDLDILFRESGFELYWEGLRRNYQIRFGKYEGTWTGKNDKDVHKRLFPIPQKAIDGASNLEGYMVQNQGY, encoded by the coding sequence ATGAAAAATATAGAATTGAATAGAATACTGCTGGTGGCTGTATTTTTACTCACATTTTTTGGTTGTACCTCTTTAGATGAAGAAATTCTGGATGAGTCTCTAACCGGCTCCGGTCAGGCAGAAGTAGTCAGCGGGTCGATAGCCCCTGCCTATGGTATGCTCCGTCAGGTATGGCTGCACACCAATAACTTTGGACTACAGGAAATTGCTTCTGATGAGGCTATCCTGCCAAATCGTGGGGGTAAAGACTGGTATGATGGAGGCAAATACATTGCGGTTCATCAACATTTAATGACTCCCAGCAATGCGCTGGTAGGAGATACCTGGACCCAAATAACCCTATGCCTATTCAGAACGGTAATTGCCCAGGAAAAACTAAAAGTAGAAGCTGCAAAGGGTAATACAGCAGCAGCAGGCGCCCTGAATGAAATGATCGCCATGAATGCCTATCTGAATATGATGGCACTCGACAACTGGGGTCTTATTTTCAAAAAAGAACGTTCAGACGCTATGTCCGAAATTCTAAGAGGACAAGCAGCCATTGACTACCTCGAAAGCCAACTTCTATCAGTTGTAGATGTGATTGGTACTAACAACGGGCCAGGTAGATTTACTCAAGATGCCGTGCGTGCGTTGCTGGCTCGACTCTACTTAAATGCTGCTGTTTATCGTGATCCCTATGGCACGCCTAACTTTAAGAAGGAGGATATGGACAAAGTGATACAGTATACAAGCAGTATTATTTCAGGTGCTCACACTTTATCGCCTGAATACTTTGCACTCTTTAACGATAATAACAACAGCAACTCCGAACTGATCTTTTCACTTGATCAAAAAGGCTTACTCCAGACCGAACATCAGCGTTGGGCGTATTGGTCCATCTCCGGTGACCAGGTTCCAAGACCAGAATTCCCTAATACCCGAGGTACCGATGCCGCAGCAGCTACCCCTGACTTTATTCAGACCTGGGCTGATGCGTATGGCAGTATAGATCAAGCGGAGGCAGATGCCCGTTTTTATCAGAAGAATACGATTGTGCCAGAGAATCTGAAAGATCTTACCGGAGTAAATCCAACAAATGACGCTGACCATTACTATTGTGTGAAAGCTACCAATTTTGAAATTGACAGAGGATTTATTCGTGGTATTATTTGGGGTCCCAGAAAGGATGCGAAAGGCAATATTCTAACTTGTTCCGATGGAACGGTGAGAATATATCCTGTTATTAACAAGAGGACAAGTGGGGCAAACCTCAGTTATGTTAATCATACACTTCAGGTGGATTTTACCACAGAGGGGAGTTTGCATAATACGGGTTACCGGTTTTCGAAATACCAGTTTAGTCATACAGCCAATGATTGTTGTTCCTATAGCAGTGTTGATCTGGTTTTGGTCCGTCTGGGAGAAATTTATCTGATGCGTGCCGAAGCCAAGTTGAGAAATGGCGACAATGCCGGAGCACTGGAAGATATTAATACATTACGTACTTCCAGAAATGCCCGCCCTGCACAAACTCCGAAAGCATTGACATCTATTGACCTGGATATATTATTCCGTGAAAGCGGATTTGAACTGTACTGGGAAGGACTGAGAAGAAACTATCAGATACGGTTTGGCAAATACGAAGGAACCTGGACAGGTAAGAACGACAAAGATGTACACAAAAGATTGTTTCCGATTCCTCAAAAAGCAATCGACGGTGCCTCTAATTTAGAAGGGTACATGGTACAAAATCAGGGATATTAA
- a CDS encoding TonB-dependent receptor, whose translation MPTITHVFKFRLQHMICLWLLGVIVCCSMPVAFAQSQKTVTGTVFDTSKEPLPGVAITIKGKTTGTVTDNFGKYSIVVGGPDDVLLFSLIGMMPESVVVGNQTQVNMTMTQDVRTLNEIVVVGYGTQKKSDVTGAISSVKSEDFNRGVVTNPGQLLQGKISGVNITNSSGEPGAAQNVIIRGIGSLRSGTQPLYVVDGFLIDNASQGFDTNPLNFLNPNDIESMDVLKDASATAVYGARAANGVVVITTKKGKAGKTEMSFSASTAWSSLSRKIGVFSADEFRKQVVANKGNLIDGKGNTDWQDELTQTGLSKQIDLSIGGGSSDKFSYYASAGYQDQEGILKKSNLKRYSGKLNMNQKAINGKLNIDYNLTASRTENLRPSITSTITDMISLNPTIPAYTDGQPTLLPTNNLNPLKRYEIYSDKAVNNRILASISPSVEIVKGLVYKLNLGVDYSGTTRDQQYKPFPSVVNESNVANGSLSTTISANTNKLVENTLNYNWRKDNHNLILLAGHSYQSFLEEIRTFTYNGFVNNNIDPQYQDQTSTTGFPTTVNASATKNELQSFFGRVNYTFKDKYLFTATLRADGSSKFGANNKYGYFPSVAAGWNISNEAFMTNSFFSNLKLRASWGQTGNQEIPSKITKTSYSEDRLITGDKSYNTYPIDPTTTTINGYPYGVAYTRIANPNLKWEVSTQINVGIDFAFLDNRLTGTLDYFNKQSSNILLEVTPIDPVQPTSFYWTNILGMKIQNNGLEFALDYNGKINNDFSYNIGGNVTYIQNKVKKSPYSVLTTGAAQGSGQTGATINGYITNEPIGAFYMYEFEGIGEDGRNKFKDNNGDGAILDNDRRVVGSAIPKFIYAYHINLRYKGFDLGINFNGVAGNKVYNHTAMSLFTKAQLTTSNNTTDFATKYPNEVTSNANTVSTRYLENGSFLRLNNATLGYSLAPEKIGLANVVRNIRLAVTGQNLFVATKYSGFDPEINTGSTIGGVQTFGIDYFTYPKARTFLISLNATF comes from the coding sequence ATGCCTACAATTACTCACGTTTTCAAATTCCGGCTGCAACACATGATCTGTCTATGGCTGCTCGGAGTTATTGTCTGCTGCAGCATGCCTGTTGCATTTGCCCAGAGCCAAAAGACCGTAACGGGTACCGTATTTGATACATCCAAAGAACCCTTACCAGGGGTAGCCATTACCATTAAGGGAAAAACCACTGGTACAGTCACTGATAATTTCGGAAAGTACAGTATCGTAGTTGGCGGGCCTGATGACGTATTATTATTTTCTCTGATTGGAATGATGCCCGAATCGGTAGTGGTGGGTAATCAGACACAAGTTAATATGACCATGACACAGGATGTACGTACCCTCAATGAAATAGTAGTGGTAGGGTATGGTACACAAAAAAAATCTGACGTAACTGGTGCTATCAGTTCTGTAAAAAGTGAAGACTTTAACCGTGGGGTTGTTACCAATCCGGGCCAACTTTTGCAGGGAAAAATTTCAGGTGTTAACATAACAAATTCCAGTGGTGAGCCTGGAGCTGCCCAAAACGTCATTATTCGTGGTATTGGTAGTTTGCGTTCCGGAACACAACCGCTGTATGTGGTCGATGGCTTTTTGATTGACAACGCCTCTCAGGGCTTTGATACCAACCCGCTAAACTTTCTTAACCCCAATGATATCGAAAGCATGGACGTGCTGAAGGATGCCAGTGCTACTGCCGTATACGGAGCCAGAGCGGCCAATGGGGTTGTGGTTATTACTACCAAGAAAGGAAAAGCCGGAAAAACAGAAATGAGCTTTTCAGCCTCAACAGCATGGTCTTCATTGTCCAGAAAAATAGGGGTGTTCAGTGCCGATGAGTTTCGTAAACAAGTAGTAGCTAATAAGGGTAATCTGATCGACGGCAAGGGAAATACCGATTGGCAAGACGAATTGACTCAAACCGGCCTGTCCAAACAAATCGATTTGTCTATCGGTGGTGGGTCTAGTGATAAGTTCTCCTACTATGCATCCGCAGGCTATCAGGATCAGGAGGGAATTCTGAAGAAGAGCAATCTGAAACGGTATTCCGGCAAGCTGAATATGAATCAGAAGGCAATCAATGGCAAGCTGAATATAGACTATAATCTGACAGCGTCTCGTACTGAAAATTTACGTCCAAGTATCACCTCCACCATCACGGATATGATTAGTTTGAATCCTACGATTCCAGCTTATACCGATGGTCAACCTACTTTGTTGCCTACCAATAACCTGAATCCATTGAAAAGGTATGAAATCTACAGTGACAAGGCTGTTAACAACCGTATTCTGGCTAGCATTTCACCTTCTGTAGAAATCGTGAAAGGTCTGGTGTATAAGCTGAACCTTGGTGTTGATTATTCCGGTACTACTCGTGACCAGCAGTACAAACCGTTTCCATCGGTTGTGAATGAGTCTAATGTAGCAAACGGATCATTATCCACTACTATTAGCGCAAATACAAATAAACTTGTAGAGAATACCCTTAACTACAACTGGCGTAAAGACAATCATAACCTTATCTTATTGGCGGGGCACTCCTATCAAAGCTTCCTGGAAGAAATCAGAACATTTACGTACAATGGATTTGTCAATAATAACATCGACCCACAATACCAGGATCAAACCAGTACAACGGGATTTCCTACAACAGTAAATGCATCAGCTACGAAAAACGAACTACAGTCATTCTTTGGAAGAGTAAACTATACATTCAAAGACAAATATCTGTTTACGGCAACCCTGCGTGCCGATGGATCTTCCAAGTTTGGTGCCAATAACAAGTATGGCTATTTCCCTTCGGTTGCCGCAGGATGGAATATCAGCAACGAAGCCTTTATGACCAACTCGTTTTTCAGCAATCTGAAATTACGGGCAAGCTGGGGACAAACAGGTAATCAGGAGATTCCTTCCAAGATTACAAAAACCAGCTACTCAGAAGATCGGTTGATAACAGGAGATAAAAGTTATAATACGTATCCCATTGACCCTACTACTACTACCATTAACGGTTATCCATACGGAGTAGCATATACACGTATAGCAAACCCAAATCTGAAATGGGAAGTATCTACCCAAATCAATGTGGGTATCGATTTCGCTTTCCTGGATAATCGCCTGACAGGTACATTGGATTATTTTAACAAACAATCTTCAAACATCCTTCTGGAAGTGACCCCAATCGATCCGGTGCAGCCTACCTCTTTCTACTGGACTAACATCCTAGGTATGAAGATCCAGAACAACGGTCTTGAGTTTGCGCTGGATTACAATGGTAAAATCAATAACGATTTCTCGTATAACATCGGTGGTAATGTTACCTACATTCAAAACAAGGTAAAAAAATCGCCTTATTCTGTGTTAACTACTGGCGCAGCTCAAGGTTCGGGACAAACCGGTGCCACCATCAATGGCTATATTACCAATGAGCCAATAGGTGCATTCTATATGTATGAGTTTGAGGGAATTGGCGAAGATGGCCGCAACAAGTTTAAAGATAACAATGGTGATGGTGCAATATTAGACAATGACCGCCGTGTAGTAGGTAGTGCGATCCCTAAATTCATCTATGCTTATCACATAAACCTTAGATACAAAGGCTTTGACCTGGGTATCAACTTTAATGGTGTAGCCGGAAACAAAGTCTACAATCACACGGCTATGAGTCTGTTTACCAAAGCACAATTGACCACGTCTAACAACACAACAGATTTTGCCACTAAGTATCCTAATGAAGTTACGTCAAACGCTAACACCGTATCTACCCGTTACCTGGAGAATGGTTCTTTCCTGAGACTAAACAATGCAACACTAGGTTATTCACTGGCTCCTGAAAAGATCGGATTGGCCAATGTTGTTCGTAACATCCGTCTGGCAGTGACTGGTCAAAACCTGTTTGTAGCCACTAAATATTCCGGATTTGATCCTGAAATCAACACAGGGTCAACGATAGGCGGAGTGCAAACTTTTGGTATAGACTATTTTACCTATCCTAAAGCAAGAACATTCCTGATCAGCCTTAATGCAACTTTCTAG
- a CDS encoding thioesterase family protein, whose protein sequence is MYIHEERIRVCYADTDQMGYVYYGNYARYYEIGRVESLRSLGFSYKKLEDSGVMLPVYEHSSRYHQPAKYDDLLTVKVLIKTMPTVRMLFSYEIYNEEGTLLNTGETTLVFIDKHSNKITKAPTDLVQKLRPYLQ, encoded by the coding sequence ATGTATATACACGAAGAAAGAATACGCGTTTGCTATGCAGATACTGACCAGATGGGATATGTTTACTATGGCAACTATGCCCGTTATTACGAAATAGGCCGAGTAGAATCGCTGCGTAGTCTGGGCTTTAGTTATAAAAAGCTGGAAGATTCAGGTGTAATGCTGCCAGTATATGAGCACAGCTCCCGTTACCATCAACCTGCCAAGTATGATGATTTATTAACAGTAAAAGTGCTGATCAAAACAATGCCCACTGTACGGATGTTATTCAGTTATGAGATTTACAATGAAGAAGGAACCTTACTAAATACCGGAGAAACTACACTGGTGTTTATAGACAAACACTCAAATAAAATCACCAAAGCTCCTACAGATCTGGTACAAAAGTTGAGACCCTATCTTCAGTAA
- a CDS encoding YihY/virulence factor BrkB family protein: protein MNKYKRRLFRKLVPIKQRLSRIHLRDGQTPLWLVLKKLIEEIDKDDLGPSANAVAFSFTLSVFPSIIFLFTLIPYIPVEHLDTQILELMGQVLPASVYKELSATIIDIVSRPRSGLLSLGFVLAFYAATNGMMSLMGAFNRAYRTIDRRSFLKTRLIATGLTGLLVFALVMAVVVVIIGNVVLKWLVNHDAWGLLNDDVSLFLISGLQYGVTFALFFVAISIIYYWGPAIHKRWRFFSTGSVTAAVLCILVTHFFSYYISNFASYNRLYGSIGTLIGLMLWFFLLSFIILLGFEINACIDEVQRDIHAKIKRRERKAQST, encoded by the coding sequence GTGAATAAGTATAAAAGACGTTTATTTCGGAAGCTTGTCCCAATAAAGCAGAGGTTATCACGGATTCATTTGCGGGATGGACAAACTCCTCTCTGGTTAGTACTGAAAAAGCTTATAGAAGAGATTGACAAGGACGATTTAGGGCCTAGTGCAAATGCCGTTGCATTTAGCTTTACCTTATCCGTCTTTCCATCTATTATCTTTTTGTTTACACTCATACCTTACATTCCTGTAGAACATCTGGATACGCAGATCCTGGAATTGATGGGACAGGTGCTACCTGCCAGTGTATACAAAGAGCTTTCTGCCACTATTATTGATATTGTGAGCCGTCCACGCAGCGGATTGCTGTCTTTGGGTTTTGTCCTGGCTTTTTACGCTGCAACCAATGGTATGATGTCTCTGATGGGTGCCTTTAACAGAGCCTATAGAACTATTGACCGGCGAAGTTTCTTAAAAACACGTTTGATTGCTACGGGGCTAACAGGACTTCTGGTATTTGCATTGGTCATGGCTGTGGTAGTAGTGATTATCGGGAACGTAGTATTAAAATGGTTGGTCAATCATGATGCCTGGGGACTGCTCAATGACGATGTATCCCTGTTTCTTATTTCCGGCTTGCAATATGGTGTCACCTTTGCGTTATTCTTTGTCGCTATCTCCATTATCTATTATTGGGGGCCTGCCATTCACAAACGCTGGCGTTTCTTTTCTACTGGCTCTGTTACAGCTGCTGTTTTGTGTATTCTGGTCACACACTTCTTCTCCTATTACATCAGCAACTTTGCTTCGTATAACCGCCTCTATGGGTCTATCGGAACTCTTATTGGTTTGATGTTATGGTTCTTCCTGCTGTCATTCATCATTCTACTGGGCTTTGAGATCAATGCTTGTATAGACGAAGTGCAACGAGATATTCATGCTAAAATAAAACGGAGAGAACGCAAGGCGCAGAGTACATAA